From the Desulfobacterales bacterium genome, one window contains:
- a CDS encoding response regulator transcription factor, which produces MGAPIKVLIVEDHQLLREALKAILEARPDLEIVGEAADGLAAIRNVKRLRPDLLLLDLSMPRMNGLSVLLEAKAYLPELKILVLTMHESDEHVLRTFEAGANGYCCKNDGRQELLMAIDTVLAGNTYISPTISRNVLKGFLELRNRVTPASPWETVTQREKEILKLLAEGYSNKEIAEMLHISVKTVDKHRSNLMSKLDLHNVPNLTTLAIEKGLVEKKT; this is translated from the coding sequence AGCCATCCTTGAAGCCCGGCCGGATTTAGAAATCGTTGGGGAGGCGGCCGATGGTCTGGCCGCCATTCGCAACGTCAAACGACTACGGCCGGACCTGCTCCTGCTGGATTTGTCAATGCCCCGAATGAATGGACTTTCCGTATTGCTGGAAGCCAAGGCCTATCTGCCCGAGCTCAAGATTCTGGTCCTGACAATGCATGAATCCGATGAACATGTGCTAAGAACATTCGAAGCCGGGGCAAACGGTTATTGCTGTAAAAACGACGGCCGCCAAGAGCTTCTCATGGCCATCGACACTGTGTTGGCGGGCAATACCTACATCAGCCCCACCATTTCCAGGAATGTCCTGAAGGGGTTTTTGGAGTTGCGAAACCGGGTGACGCCCGCAAGCCCGTGGGAAACTGTCACCCAGCGGGAAAAAGAGATCCTGAAACTGCTCGCCGAGGGATATTCCAACAAGGAAATTGCCGAGATGCTGCATATCAGCGTCAAAACCGTGGATAAGCACCGCTCAAACCTCATGTCCAAGCTCGATCTGCACAATGTACCGAATCTCACCACGCTCGCCATTGAAAAAGGCCTGGTTGAGAAAAAAACCTGA
- a CDS encoding response regulator, producing MTVNTIRETVTPPEVPGGPVIAGQRRKRALVVDDNLDSRVLVSLFLRKFEFDIAEAGNGQEAFNLFRQQRFDVVVTDLQMPVMDGLTLMGKIKAVSRKTPVVVMTGCGAENVQQLVGMTAAADVLHKPFGFGRFKDAIETLFNSRLF from the coding sequence ATGACGGTTAACACGATAAGAGAAACAGTGACGCCACCGGAGGTCCCGGGTGGCCCGGTAATTGCCGGACAACGGAGAAAACGGGCGCTGGTTGTGGATGACAACCTGGACTCACGAGTACTTGTTTCCCTTTTTCTCCGTAAATTTGAATTCGATATCGCCGAGGCCGGAAACGGACAGGAGGCGTTCAACCTGTTTCGGCAGCAGCGTTTCGACGTGGTGGTCACCGATCTGCAAATGCCGGTGATGGACGGGCTGACCCTTATGGGAAAAATCAAGGCCGTGTCGCGAAAGACACCGGTGGTGGTAATGACGGGCTGTGGCGCGGAAAATGTCCAGCAATTGGTGGGAATGACCGCGGCGGCGGATGTCTTGCATAAACCCTTCGGCTTCGGTCGGTTCAAAGACGCCATAGAGACGCTGTTCAATTCTCGTTTGTTCTGA
- a CDS encoding cytochrome c peroxidase, whose protein sequence is MKKIAYILIAMTFVVGPSVFGNPLASRAQAAEEPENVELISLGKAIFFDSSLSVTGLQSCASCHDPVAAFTGPDSDVNDSLAVYEGAIATRYGNRKPPTSAYCGESPVLYYNPDYDVNLGITSWIGGMFWDGRATGWSLGDPLAEQAMGPFLNPLEQAMPNAKLVCLRVAHSDYAGLFEAVWGPGSLDFVKDVEGTYERIVRSVAAYERSAESSPYTSKFDLFWANAKAAGKNPSNIRANGIPMGMGPGGGGGGGNAQNNPIRWEHYRNLGLTDDELKGLAVFNDPNRGNCASCHTLTEGSAGYPLFTDFSYHNLGIPRNPENPFYFMPQKWNPDGINWVDPGLGGFLKAAGYSAEIYSVEMGKFKTPTVRNVDFRPDPGFVKSYGHNGFFKSLDGMDGIVHFYAWRATMDSGMGGGGGMGGGGMGGGGMGGGGMGDGQTPNPNMFPEPELDENRIMMQPFMFPTDGVKIITFLKTLSDGYIETP, encoded by the coding sequence ATGAAAAAAATAGCTTATATCTTGATTGCAATGACTTTTGTGGTCGGTCCATCCGTTTTCGGAAATCCCCTGGCGTCACGGGCTCAGGCAGCAGAAGAGCCTGAAAATGTTGAATTGATAAGCCTCGGCAAGGCTATATTTTTCGATTCCAGCCTGTCGGTAACCGGTCTTCAGTCGTGCGCGAGTTGCCATGATCCTGTCGCCGCTTTCACCGGCCCGGATTCCGATGTCAACGACAGCCTGGCCGTTTACGAGGGGGCGATCGCGACGCGCTACGGCAATCGAAAACCGCCGACCTCCGCTTATTGCGGGGAGAGTCCTGTACTTTATTATAATCCAGACTACGACGTGAATTTAGGTATAACCTCATGGATCGGCGGCATGTTCTGGGACGGCCGGGCCACCGGCTGGTCGCTCGGCGATCCGTTGGCGGAACAGGCCATGGGGCCTTTTTTAAACCCGCTGGAGCAGGCCATGCCGAATGCCAAGCTAGTATGCCTTCGGGTTGCGCATTCCGATTATGCCGGGCTTTTTGAAGCGGTGTGGGGACCCGGGTCACTTGACTTTGTGAAAGATGTCGAGGGTACTTACGAGCGTATCGTCCGGTCCGTGGCCGCATACGAAAGAAGCGCCGAATCCAGCCCATACACCTCCAAGTTCGATCTGTTCTGGGCGAATGCAAAGGCCGCGGGTAAAAATCCGAGCAACATCCGGGCGAACGGCATCCCTATGGGCATGGGACCGGGCGGCGGCGGTGGCGGTGGCAATGCCCAGAACAACCCGATTCGCTGGGAGCATTACAGAAATCTCGGGCTGACCGATGACGAACTCAAGGGCCTTGCGGTGTTTAATGATCCGAACCGGGGCAATTGTGCTTCCTGTCACACCCTTACGGAAGGTTCCGCGGGTTATCCCCTGTTCACCGATTTCAGCTATCACAATCTCGGCATCCCCAGAAATCCGGAAAACCCGTTTTACTTTATGCCCCAAAAATGGAACCCGGACGGCATCAACTGGGTGGACCCGGGTCTGGGAGGTTTTCTCAAGGCAGCCGGTTATTCGGCAGAAATTTATTCGGTTGAAATGGGTAAATTCAAGACCCCCACAGTACGCAATGTCGATTTTCGCCCCGATCCAGGATTTGTAAAATCCTACGGGCACAATGGCTTTTTCAAGTCGCTGGACGGCATGGACGGCATTGTTCACTTCTACGCCTGGCGCGCCACAATGGATAGCGGCATGGGCGGAGGCGGTGGTATGGGTGGTGGTGGCATGGGCGGCGGTGGTATGGGCGGCGGTGGCATGGGTGACGGTCAGACGCCAAACCCCAATATGTTCCCCGAGCCAGAACTCGATGAGAACCGAATCATGATGCAGCCATTCATGTTCCCGACGGACGGGGTCAAAATTATAACCTTTTTGAAGACCCTTTCAGACGGTTATATTGAAACCCCCTGA
- a CDS encoding cytochrome c peroxidase, producing MRKIAYQFLVLALGVSLYGLAAQSLGLAQNPVTDLSPIETLGKAIFFDTNLSKPPGQSCGSCHDPAAGFADSNQLAVSQGAIRNRFGNRNAQSVAYAMFSPPLYFDPATSLAIPEGQYKGGLFWDGRVDTLEDQAKQPFLNPLEMHNPNKKTVVLSVRQAEYADLFKHVFGSSVFKDIDLTYECVALALSAYMQSPEVSPFTSKYDYWKKGEAEFTESELSGYQLIQPMGKGRCANCHAEGDWGLFTNFGHQNLGTPRNPELPYYTIPTALNPDKEDYIDKGVGDFLRSAGYPEEEAAKEDGKFKIPSLRNCAVTAPYTHNGYHQTLREVVVFNNTRDLPESNWPEAEVPETVHRHPMAMPGTLGRLGLNEQEIDDIVAFLHTLTDGYQP from the coding sequence ATGAGAAAAATCGCTTATCAATTTCTGGTGCTTGCCCTGGGAGTAAGCCTTTACGGCCTGGCAGCTCAATCTCTCGGGCTGGCGCAAAATCCGGTCACGGATCTAAGCCCTATCGAAACCCTGGGCAAAGCAATCTTTTTTGATACCAATCTTTCCAAACCGCCGGGCCAGTCGTGCGGCTCTTGCCATGATCCGGCGGCCGGGTTCGCGGACTCCAACCAGTTGGCGGTCTCGCAGGGGGCCATCCGGAACCGGTTCGGCAACCGCAATGCGCAGAGTGTCGCGTATGCCATGTTCAGCCCCCCTCTTTACTTCGATCCGGCCACGTCGCTTGCGATTCCTGAGGGTCAGTACAAAGGGGGCTTGTTCTGGGATGGGCGTGTGGACACTCTGGAAGACCAGGCGAAGCAACCATTTTTAAATCCACTTGAGATGCATAATCCGAACAAAAAAACAGTGGTGCTTTCGGTACGCCAGGCCGAATATGCCGATCTTTTTAAGCATGTTTTCGGTTCATCGGTGTTTAAAGACATCGATCTTACGTATGAATGCGTTGCGCTGGCATTGTCTGCCTATATGCAATCCCCCGAGGTCAGTCCATTCACGTCAAAATACGATTACTGGAAAAAAGGAGAGGCTGAATTCACGGAATCGGAGCTTAGCGGCTACCAGCTTATCCAGCCCATGGGAAAAGGCCGTTGCGCCAATTGCCACGCGGAGGGAGATTGGGGGCTTTTTACGAACTTCGGCCACCAGAACCTGGGCACGCCGCGTAATCCGGAATTGCCATACTACACGATTCCTACCGCACTCAATCCGGATAAAGAAGATTACATAGACAAGGGGGTGGGTGATTTCCTGCGCAGCGCGGGCTACCCGGAAGAAGAGGCGGCAAAGGAGGATGGTAAATTTAAAATCCCGTCTCTGAGGAATTGCGCCGTTACTGCACCCTATACGCACAACGGCTACCACCAAACGCTCCGCGAAGTCGTTGTTTTTAACAATACACGCGACCTTCCCGAAAGCAACTGGCCTGAAGCCGAAGTGCCGGAAACCGTTCACCGGCATCCGATGGCCATGCCGGGAACCCTTGGGCGCCTCGGTCTGAACGAGCAGGAAATAGATGATATCGTAGCATTTCTGCACACTCTGACCGATGGCTATCAACCATAA
- a CDS encoding multicopper oxidase domain-containing protein, with protein MINHKPKRKFPEIILMGLIALAVMAGPAYGATYNLRAAQTTIDMPDGASVIMWGYALVSYDIGDGTVPGDNLITVPGPKLMVPAGQGLTVNLTNELSVPVSIIIPGQVGTSPPLVTRTPDGRIRSFTHETPAEGGSASYIWSNIKPGTYLYHSGTHPAVQVQMGLYGGVTKNVVEATADIPAQAYPDMPYNEEVMIIYSEIDPALHAAVADGTYGTPAYPSTIDYEPMYFLVNGVAADAEAPIAAINAGTTVLLRFLNAGLKDHAPEILGAHLSVIAEDGNLYPYPKQHYALLLAAGKTLDAVFSPPSTAATGNYPIFDRRAFRTNVATVKGAMHAYISVQALVP; from the coding sequence ATGATAAACCACAAGCCGAAAAGAAAATTTCCGGAAATTATACTTATGGGGTTGATCGCCCTGGCGGTGATGGCTGGCCCGGCCTATGGCGCGACGTATAATCTGAGGGCCGCACAAACGACTATCGATATGCCCGATGGTGCAAGTGTCATTATGTGGGGATATGCCCTCGTATCTTATGATATAGGCGATGGCACTGTTCCCGGGGATAACCTTATCACTGTCCCGGGACCGAAACTCATGGTTCCGGCGGGACAGGGGCTGACGGTAAACTTGACAAATGAACTTAGTGTACCGGTGTCCATTATCATCCCGGGACAGGTAGGGACTTCACCACCGCTGGTAACCCGTACTCCGGACGGCCGGATACGATCCTTTACCCATGAAACCCCGGCGGAAGGCGGTTCGGCCTCTTACATCTGGAGCAATATCAAACCCGGCACGTATCTTTATCACAGTGGAACCCATCCCGCTGTCCAGGTGCAGATGGGACTGTATGGAGGGGTAACCAAGAATGTGGTTGAGGCCACCGCGGACATTCCGGCGCAGGCCTATCCGGACATGCCCTACAATGAAGAGGTGATGATCATTTACAGTGAGATCGACCCGGCGTTGCATGCGGCGGTGGCCGACGGAACCTACGGTACTCCTGCCTATCCTAGCACGATCGATTACGAGCCGATGTATTTCCTTGTCAACGGGGTTGCCGCCGATGCGGAAGCGCCGATTGCTGCTATCAATGCAGGCACTACTGTGTTGCTGCGGTTCCTGAACGCGGGGTTGAAAGACCACGCGCCGGAGATCCTCGGCGCCCATCTGAGCGTCATTGCGGAAGACGGCAACCTGTACCCGTATCCAAAGCAGCACTATGCGCTGCTCCTGGCGGCGGGCAAGACGCTGGACGCGGTGTTTTCACCGCCATCCACGGCGGCAACCGGAAATTATCCGATCTTTGACCGCAGAGCTTTCCGGACCAATGTTGCTACGGTTAAAGGGGCGATGCACGCTTATATATCGGTCCAGGCACTCGTGCCTTGA
- a CDS encoding multicopper oxidase domain-containing protein codes for MKDNISKIAVLGALTLYMALSLLIAGSVQAMMPGMIDGITGPDFTLTAKSGHISTPEGNSVYFWGFANATGTDTPIVQYPGPTLIVNQGDSVTVALTNTLPVNVSIVFPGQGQVTTDPVATNAGLLAEEVPPGGSVTYSFTAAQPGTYLYHSGTQTDLQMDMGLFGALIVRPSIPMQAYNHPDSAYDGEYLFLLSEMDPKIHRLVEIGRMDEVDTTTFFPGYWFINGRCAPDTMFAPFVSWLPNQPYNCMPMMEPGQKILLRVIGAGRDLHPLHHHGNHSRVIARDGRLLESSAGQGTDLSYEVFTVQSVPGQTVDAIFTWTGAGMGWDIYGHGPDDPMAPGEDPNDHGKPFPVLLPETGDLAFGGFWSGSPFLGALGGLPPGEGGLNPMGGFTYMLHSHTEKEMTNNDIFPGGMMTMLIVTPPGGSMMALPLEQGENPIMGKEGGN; via the coding sequence ATGAAAGATAACATATCAAAAATAGCAGTCCTCGGTGCTTTAACGCTCTATATGGCACTCTCCCTGCTGATTGCAGGGAGTGTCCAGGCGATGATGCCCGGGATGATCGACGGAATTACCGGCCCTGATTTCACCCTGACCGCGAAATCCGGCCATATCAGCACCCCTGAGGGGAACTCGGTCTATTTCTGGGGGTTCGCCAATGCGACGGGGACTGATACCCCGATAGTGCAGTATCCCGGGCCCACCCTGATCGTCAACCAGGGAGATTCGGTGACGGTCGCTCTCACCAATACCTTGCCCGTGAACGTGTCCATCGTATTTCCCGGGCAGGGCCAGGTGACAACCGACCCCGTTGCTACCAACGCGGGCCTTCTTGCAGAGGAAGTGCCTCCGGGAGGTTCCGTGACTTACAGTTTCACGGCCGCTCAACCGGGGACGTATTTGTATCACAGCGGCACCCAGACCGACCTGCAGATGGATATGGGGCTTTTTGGCGCCCTCATCGTCAGACCATCGATACCCATGCAGGCTTACAACCACCCTGATTCGGCGTACGACGGGGAGTATCTTTTCCTGCTGAGCGAGATGGATCCCAAGATCCACAGGCTCGTGGAAATTGGCAGGATGGATGAGGTTGACACCACTACATTTTTCCCGGGGTACTGGTTCATCAACGGGCGCTGTGCGCCGGACACCATGTTTGCACCCTTTGTCAGCTGGCTGCCCAACCAGCCATATAACTGTATGCCTATGATGGAACCTGGCCAGAAAATACTTCTGCGGGTCATCGGTGCGGGAAGAGATTTGCATCCCCTTCATCATCACGGCAATCATTCCCGGGTGATCGCCCGGGACGGCAGGCTACTCGAATCGAGCGCAGGCCAGGGAACCGATTTGAGCTATGAGGTGTTTACCGTTCAGTCCGTGCCGGGGCAGACCGTGGACGCGATTTTTACCTGGACAGGCGCCGGAATGGGATGGGACATTTACGGCCATGGCCCGGATGATCCCATGGCACCCGGCGAGGACCCGAATGACCACGGTAAGCCCTTTCCGGTGCTTCTGCCCGAGACGGGAGACCTGGCCTTCGGCGGCTTCTGGAGCGGTAGCCCGTTCTTGGGCGCTTTGGGCGGCCTGCCGCCGGGAGAGGGCGGGCTTAACCCAATGGGCGGCTTCACCTATATGTTGCACAGTCATACAGAGAAGGAGATGACCAACAACGATATCTTTCCTGGAGGCATGATGACCATGCTGATCGTCACACCCCCCGGCGGTTCCATGATGGCTCTGCCTCTGGAACAAGGCGAAAACCCCATAATGGGAAAGGAAGGAGGGAATTGA